The following proteins are encoded in a genomic region of Brachypodium distachyon strain Bd21 chromosome 1, Brachypodium_distachyon_v3.0, whole genome shotgun sequence:
- the LOC100838508 gene encoding probable nucleolar protein 5-2: protein MLVLFETPAGFALFKVLDQGKLDKVEDLWKEFTTSDSARKVVELKAFNKFENTSDALSAATLIIDSKPTKGLRKFLQKHCEGETLAVADSKLGNAIKEKLKIDCVHNSAVMELMRGLRNQLTELISGLGTQDLGPMSLGLSHSLSRYKLKFSPEKVDTMIIQAIGLLDDLDKELNTYAMRVREWYGWHFPELTKIVTDNIEYAKVVKLMGNRTNAVNLDFSEILTDDEVEAQLKEAAVISMGTEVNDLDLSNIRELCDQVLSLSEYRAQLYDYLRSRMNTIAPNLTALVGELVGARLISHGGSLLNLAKQPGSTIQILGAEKALFRALKTKHATPKYGLIYHASLIGQAAPKHKGKISRSLASKAALAIRYDALGDGEDNSIGLESRLKLETRLRVLEGKELGRSAGSTKGKPKIEVYEKDRKGAGALITPAKTYNPSADLVLAKSAEEPAKKPETASKKRKHDEAETAPSTEPAGEAIQEDGDQEVRKKKKKKSKDSEESAATNTNGEKKKKSKGGKEEPAGSEKKKKKNSDVQDSKIVAMETESGKKDKKKKKKHTDE, encoded by the exons ATGTTGGTGTTGTTCGAGACGCCCGCGGGGTTCGCCCTCTTCAAGGTGCTCGACCAGGGCAAGCTTGACAAGGTCGAG GATCTATGGAAGGAGTTCACGACGTCGGACTCCGCAAGAAAG GTGGTTGAGTTGAAGGCTTTCAACAAGTTTGAGAACACATCTGATGCCCTTTCTGCTGCAACCCTCATTATTGATAGCAAGCCAACCAAGGGTTTGCGAAAGTTCTTGCAGAAGCACTGTGAGGGTGAAACATTGGCTGTTGCTGATTCTAAACTTGGAAATGCTATAAAAGAGAAGCTG AAAATTGACTGCGTTCACAACAGTGCTGTGATGGAGCTGATGAGAGGGCTGAGAAATCAGCTTACTGAGCTTATATCTGGGTTGGGCACACAAGACCTTGGTCCAATGAGCCTGGGATTGTCTCACAGCCTGTCCAGGTATAAGCTGAAGTTCAGTCCTGAAAAG GTTGATACCATGATCATTCAGGCCATTGGCTTATTAGATGATCTTGACAAGGAGCTTAACACTTACGCAATGAGGGTTCGTGAATGGTATGGTTGGCACTTCCCAGAGCTCACTAAAATAGTGACAGATAATATAGAGTATGCAAAAGTTGTGAAGTTGATGGGCAATAGGACTAATGCGGTCAACCTCGATTTCTCAGAG ATACTGACAGATGATGAGGTAGAAGCACAGTTAAAGGAAGCTGCAGTAATATCCATGGGAACAGAAGTTAATGATCTTGACTTGTCAAATATTAGGGAACTTTGTGATCAAGTCTTGTCTCTTTCTGAGTACAGAGCCCAGCTTTATGATTATCTGAGGAGTAGGATGAACACAATTGCACCTAATTTGACCGCACTCGTGGGTGAATTAGTTGGTGCTCGCCTTATTTCTCATGGTGGCAGTCTGCTAAATTTGGCCAAGCAGCCTGGCAGCACAATTCAGATACTCGGTGCCGAGAAG GCTTTATTCAGAGCTTTGAAGACAAAGCATGCTACACCTAAGTATGGTCTCATCTACCATGCATCCTTAATTGGTCAGGCCGCTCCAAAGCACAAGGGGAAGATTTCTCGTTCGCTTGCTTCAAAAGCTGCTCTTGCAATCCGGTATGATGCTCTTGGTGATGGTGAAGATAACTCCATTGGTCTTGAGAGTCGACTGAAG CTTGAAACACGGCTTCGTGTTCTCGAGGGTAAAGAACTTGGGAGATCTGCAGGTTCCACAAAGGGGAAGCCCAAGATAGAAGTGTATGAAAAAGACAGGAAGGGTGCTGGTGCTTTAATTACTCCTGCCAAG ACGTACAATCCTTCAGCCGATCTTGTTCTTGCAAAATCTGCCGAAGAACCAGCAAAGAAGCCTGAGACGGCTTCAAAGAAGAGGAAACATGATGAGGCGGAGACTGCACCATCAACAGAGCCTGCAGGGGAAGCAATTCAGGAGGATGGTGACCAGGAGGttcggaagaagaagaaaaagaagtccAAGGACAGTGAGGAATCTGCTGCAACGAATACCAATggtgagaagaaaaagaagtccAAGGGGGGCAAAGAGGAGCCTGCTGGcagcgagaagaagaaaaagaagaactcTGATGTACAAGACAGCAAGATTGTTGCGATGGAAACCGAGTCTGGTAAGAaagacaaaaagaagaagaaaaaacatactGATGAGTGA
- the LOC100840851 gene encoding probable serine/threonine-protein kinase At1g54610 has protein sequence MGCVHGRPSPAPTPARPPPQPKPEQAPPQEAAGPDKGEQPVPAPAAAAAAAVTEKPARRERRSRSSRSVAEARLGGSFVNRARGEQVAAGWPAWLSAVAGEAIDGWTPRRADSFEKIDKIGQGTYSNVYKARDTLSGKIVALKKVRFDNLEPESVRFMAREILILRRLDHPSVIKIDGLVTSRMSCSLYLVFEYMEHDLAGLVASPDIKFTEPQVKCYMNQLLSGLEHCHDRGVLHRDIKGSNLLLDNNGMLKIADFGLASFFDPSRKQPMTSRVVTLWYRPPELLLGATDYGVGVDLWSAGCILAELLAGRPIMPGRTEVEQLHKIFKLCGSPTEEYWKKSKLPHATIFKPQQPYKRRITDTFKDFPQSALRLIETLLAIDPADRLTASSALQSDFFTTEPYACEPSSLPKYPPSKEMDAKRRDEEARRSRAAGGRANGDGTNKARSRDRPRGVPAPDANAELQINIDKRRLVSHANAKSKSEKFPPPHQDGAVGFPLGSSNQMDPLYEPADPTSFSTMFAHEKSSVPTWSGPLVNPSAVGNQKRKHKSSRSSKQPATARAR, from the exons ATGGGCTGCGTCCACGGCCGCCCCTCCCCCGCCCCtacgcccgcccgcccgcctccCCAACCGAAGCCTGAgcaggcgccgccgcaggAGGCCGCTGGACCCGACAAGGGCGAGCAGCCTGTCCctgccccggccgccgcggcggcggcggcggtaacCGAGAAGCCGGCCAGGAGGGAGAGGCGCTCCCGGTCGTCGCGCTCCGTCGCCGAGGCCCGCCTCGGCGGCAGCTTCGTCAACAGGGCGCGGGGGGAgcaggtcgccgccggctggccCGCCTGGCTCTCCGCCGTCGCTGGCGAGGCCATCGACGGCTGgaccccgcgccgcgccgactCCTTCGAGAAGATCGACAAG ATCGGGCAGGGCACGTACAGCAACGTGTACAAGGCGCGGGACACGCTGAGCGGCAAGATCGTGGCTCTCAAGAAGGTTCGCTTCGACAACCTCGAGCCCGAGAGCGTCCGCTTCATGGCCCGCGAGATCCTCATCCTCCGCCGTCTCGACCACCCCAGCGTCATCAAGATCGATGGCCTCGTCACCTCCCGCATGTCCTGCAGCCTCTACCTTGTCTTCGAGTACATGGAGCACGACCTCGCCGGGCTCGTCGCCAGTCCGGACATCAAGTTCACTGAGCCACAG GTTAAGTGCTATATGAACCAGCTGTTGTCTGGGCTGGAGCACTGCCATGACCGTGGGGTGCTGCACCGTGACATCAAAGGGTCGAATCTGCTTTTGGATAACAATGGCATGCTGAAGATTGCAGATTTTGGCCTGGCGTCATTCTTTGATCCGAGCCGTAAGCAGCCGATGACGAGCAGGGTTGTGACACTATGGTATCGCCCACCGGAGTTGCTTTTGGGTGCTACTGATTATGGGGTGGGCGTGGACCTGTGGAGTGCTGGGTGTATTCTTGCTGAGCTGTTGGCTGGAAGGCCTATTATGCCAGGCCGGACTGAG GTGGAACAACTGCACAAAATTTTTAAGTTGTGCGGCTCCCCCACAGAAGAATATTGGAAAAAGTCGAAATTGCCTCATGCAACGATATTTAAGCCTCAGCAGCCATATAAAAGGCGAATCACAGATACATTCAAAGATTTTCCACAATCAGCATTGCGGTTGATCGAAACACTACTTGCAATTGATCCAGCAGATCGATTGACAGCGTCCTCTGCACTGCAAAGTGAT TTCTTTACAACTGAACCTTATGCATGCGAGCCATCAAGTCTCCCAAAATATCCTCCAAGCAAAGAAATGGATGCAAAACGAAGAGATGAAGAAGCCAGACG TTCAAGAGCTGCTGGTGGTAGGGCTAATGGTGATGGAACTAATAAGGCAAGGTCACGTGATCGACCTAGGGGAGTTCCAGCTCCAGATGCAAATGCTGAGCTTCAAATAAATATTGAT AAAAGAAGGTTAGTAAGTCATGCAAATGCGAAAAGCAAGAGTGAAAAATTTCCTCCCCCACATCAGGATGGTGCGGTCGGTTTCCCTTTGGGTTCTTCAAATCAAATGGACCCGCTATATGAACCCGCAGATCCAACTTCCTTCAGCACCATGTTTGCTCATGAGAAAAGCTCCGTGCCTACTTGGTCTGGGCCATTGGTCAATCCTTCCGCAGTTGGGAACCAAAAGCGGAAACACAAATCCAGCCGCTCGTCAAAACAACCAGCCACTGCCCGTGCTCGGTAA
- the LOC100828459 gene encoding F-box protein At5g07610 → MEKKSCRPPPASFLTDDLVVEILSRLPYRSLCRFKCVSTSWLALCSDPALRKKSPQTLSGFFYHSVRKRDPFEPSDHRCHFTNLSGRGRPMVDPSLSFLPSCARILFVDCCNGLLLCRCFKMPSLSRSYYVVCNPATEKWTVLPDTKAMQGFYTVRLGFDPAVSSNFRVFLLVQSGVGNLDIPVTGVQIYSPETGEWTYRQSRWGDKSAVYTDTMSVLLDGVMHFTSTGSSVLTVDMEGKTWGEILTPVSAFSSFLGRSKGYLYLGRIDHSKDPQLSIWMLKDYGSKQWILMHTVRTLELFEPRHLTFHWYNKMIAMHPDHNLIFFTVGMQRNLVSYNMDSRIVHVICALGDYCVDTYLPYVPCFLEWLSDEC, encoded by the coding sequence atggagaagaagagttgccggccgccgccggccagctTCCTCACCGATGACCTCGTCGTAGAGATCCTCTCCAGGTTGCCTTACAGGTCGCTCTGCCGCTTCAAGTGCGTGTCCACATCATGGCTCGCTCTCTGCTCCGACCCTGCTCTCCGCAAGAAGTCGCCCCAGACCTTGTCCGGCTTCTTCTACCACAGCGTGCGAAAGAGGGATCCATTCGAGCCCTCTGACCACCGTTGCCACTTCACTAATTTGTCGGGCAGAGGGCGGCCTATGGTTgacccctctctctccttcttgCCCAGCTGTGCAAGGATCCTGTTCGTCGATTGCTGCAATGGTCTTCTGCTGTGCCGCTGCTTCAAGATGCCATCGCTGTCTCGATCTTACTATGTTGTGTGTAATCCTGCTACTGAGAAGTGGACCGTGTTGCCGGACACAAAAGCGATGCAGGGATTTTACACAGTTCGTTTGGGATTTGATCCAGCCGTGTCGTCCAATTTCAGAGTGTTTTTGCTCGTGCAGAGCGGGGTGGGAAATTTGGACATTCCAGTCACTGGAGTGCAGATCTACTCACCGGAAACTGGAGAATGGACTTACCGGCAGAGCAGGTGGGGTGATAAATCTGCAGTCTATACTGATACGATGAGTGTCTTACTTGATGGAGTAATGCATTTCACTTCCACTGGTTCCTCGGTACTCACAGTGGACATGGAGGGGAAAACATGGGGGGAAATTCTTACTCCAGTCTCAGCATTTTCCAGTTTTCTCGGGCGGTCTAAGGGATACTTGTATTTGGGGCGCATTGATCATAGCAAGGACCCCCAACTATCAATTTGGATGCTCAAGGATTATGGCAGTAAACAATGGATCCTAATGCATACTGTCAGAACATTGGAACTGTTTGAACCGCGCCATCTCACATTTCATTGGTACAATAAGATGATTGCAATGCATCCAGATCACAATTTGATTTTCTTTACTGTGGGGATGCAAAGAAATCTTGTATCATACAATATGGATAGCAGGATAGTGCATGTTATCTGTGCTCTGGGGGACTACTGTGTGGACACATATCTACCTTATGTTCCCTGCTTCTTGGAGTGGCTATCAGATGAATGCTAA
- the LOC104582368 gene encoding F-box protein At5g07610 — protein sequence MEVGSRNKQPDAAASASSAAAFLTQDLIIEILSRVPYRSLCRFMCVSKSWRTLCSDPALRRKSPQTLSGFFYRSVYSFNYPSLDERCHLTNLSGRGRPMVDPSLPFLPSGTRIESFVDCCNGLLLCRCSSSNMSSQRQSFYVVCNPATEKWTVLPDTEAMDGCCILRLGFDPAASPHFRVFLLLRNPQGLQVISGVEIYSTETGIWTYRQSQWDHYSAVYANSKTVFFNGIMHFTAADSSIITVDMEGKTWGKILTPLQSNSSFLGLSGGHLYLAHINHTAEPLLSVWILKDYGSEQWIPLHIGRIWKLFKPRHLTFQWYNEVIAIHPAQNLIFCTAGWQKNLISYDMDRRVVHAICALGDNTTDPYLPYTPCFLEWPSDGLGSAKRMS from the coding sequence ATGGAGGTTGGTTCCAGGAACAAGCAACCGGATgcagcggcgtcggcgtcgtctgccgccgccttcctcacACAGGACCTCATCATAGAGATCCTCTCCCGGGTGCCCTACAGATCGCTCTGCCGCTTCATGTGCGTGTCGAAATCCTGGCGTACCCTCTGCTCCGATCCTGCCCTTCGCCGGAAGTCGCCCCAGACACTGTCCGGCTTCTTCTACCGCAGCGTATACAGTTTCAACTATCCCTCCCTTGACGAACGTTGCCACTTGACTAATTTGTCGGGGAGAGGGCGGCCTATGGTCGACCCTTCTCTCCCCTTCTTGCCCAGCGGCACAAGAATCGAGTCCTTCGTCGACTGCTGCAATGGTCTTCTGCTGTGCCGTTGCTCCAGCTCCAACATGTCTTCACAGCGTCAATCTTTCTATGTTGTGTGCAATCCCGCGACTGAGAAGTGGACCGTGTTGCCCGATACCGAAGCGATGGATGGATGTTGCATCTTGCGCTTGGGTTTCGACCCAGCCGCGTCTCCCCACTTCAGAGTGTTTCTGCTTCTAAGGAATCCGCAGGGCCTTCAGGTTATTAGTGGAGTGGAGATCTACTCAACGGAAACTGGAATATGGACTTATCGGCAGTCCCAGTGGGATCATTACTCGGCAGTGTATGCTAATTCAAAAACTGTCTTCTTTAATGGCATCATGCATTTCACTGCCGCGGATTCCTCCATAATCACCGTGGACATGGAGGGGAAGACATGGGGGAAAATCCTTACCCCACTCCAATCAAATTCCAGTTTCCTCGGGCTGTCTGGCGGGCACTTGTACCTCGCTCACATTAATCATACTGCTGAACCCCTGCTATCAGTTTGGATACTAAAGGATTATGGTAGCGAACAATGGATCCCATTGCATATTGGCAGAATATGGAAACTGTTTAAACCACGTCACCTTACATTTCAGTGGTACAATGAGGTGATTGCAATCCATCCAGCACAGAATTTGATTTTCTGTACTGCAGGGTGGCAAAAAAATCTTATATCCTACGATATGGATAGACGGGTAGTGCATGCTATCTGTGCTCTTGGTGACAACACTACGGACCCATATCTTCCTTATACTCCCTGCTTCTTGGAGTGGCCATCGGATGGACTTGGATCTGCAAAAAGAATGTCATAG
- the LOC100828762 gene encoding uncharacterized protein LOC100828762: MASARGKDKDGGVMSDELKAVEYQLQRTRQIEENSKKLAIVRERRDALRGHMEATQPPNKKRKASSRIPDSRNEQRVLRSSARKDDLVDSGQQPSKEVIHELDGNGNGEKKGGRKIIQKLNIYSRHTKPKIKIPFNELGQPYGADATEFANFIGTLVRKHISPAKLDWRDVELEAQKSLVWDHLQAFYELDSTALSYVYNTSHTKWKEWKADLKKTKFGPELTDEQLMRRCDERISKRDWATLIEYWRSPELEVSHPAYIYIDILN; encoded by the exons ATGGCAAGTGCAAGAGGAAAGGATAAAGATGGTGGGGTCATGTCGGACGAACTAAAGGCAGTTGAATATCAATTACAAAGAACTAGGCAAATAGAAGAAAATAGCAAGAAGCTGGCAATTGTTCGTGAAAGACGAGATGCACTTAGAGGTCATATGGAAGCAACCCAACCTcctaacaagaaaagaaag GCATCCTCCAGAATACCTGACAGTAGAAATGAACAGCGTGTTTTAAGGTCGAGTGCAAGAAAAGATGATCTTGTAGATTCTGGACAACAACCTTCGAAAG AGGTTATTCATGAGCTTGATGGTAATGGTAACGGTGAAAAGAAAGGTGGAAGAAAAATTATTCAGAAGTTAAACATTTATTCGAGGCATACTAAACCTAAAATCAAAATTCCATTTAATGAGCTTGGCCAGCCTTATGGGGCAGATGCAACTGAATTTGCAAATTTCATTGGTACTTTGGTGAGGAAGCATATATCACCTGCGAAGTTAGATTGGAGAGATGTTGAGCTGGAAGCACAGAAGTCATTGGTGTGGGATCACTTACAG GCTTTCTATGAGCTGGACTCCACTGCTCTAAGCTATGTTTATAACACTTCACACACTAAATGGAAGGAATGGAAGGCTGATTTAAAGAAGACAAAGTTTGGTCCTGAATTGACTGATGAACAACTTATGAGAAGATGTGATGAGAGAATTAGTAAACGTGATTGGGCTACCCTTATTGAATATTGGAGATCTCCAGAATTGGAAGTAAGCCATCCTGcctacatatatatagatatactGAACTGA
- the LOC100836281 gene encoding nuclear pore complex protein NUP93A, with translation MAGVGTSGSGGGGDTEMGGWSELLNTSTKLLEQAAPTPHFPTLQRNLDQLEALSTKLKAKTIRAEAPSQSLSATRLLAREGINAEQLTRDLKSFELKTTFEDVFPSEATSVEEYLQQLHEMAIVSSIQGAQKDNLKSFNNYMMQVLEDDWQKEKRDFLQSLSRLSTLPKRNTNLASGLSRPALMSASSPQAASGLPAMEVMPIPNKTIIENKSSVYAGVVRDLNDARGRSLPFSPATAFRAAYESLSVDVIGAKSVTMQKVWHLIQALVGEGSTHRSNSRKMSLVIGARQHLEWGHEKYIIETINSHPALAALGGSVGNLQKIRAFLRVRLRDHGVLDFDAIDLRRQPPVDTTWQQIYFCLRTGYYDEARQVAQSSRVAYNFAPLLAEWITTNGAVSSETALTASEECEKMLRMGDRPGRPGYDRKKLLLYAIICGCRRQIDRLLKDLPTLFNTIEDFLWFKLSALRESTSASSSNVLNESLVPYTLEDLQNYLNKFEPSYYTKSGKDPLVYPYVLLLSIQLLPAILYLSKEVGEEGFHVDAVHISITLADHGILPEGVGSGQKMGVMDACAEAASIVRQYGSICLRNGNLDLALEYYAQAAAAMGGGQVSWIGHGNADQQRQRSSMLKQLLTEILLRDGGIQLLLGPSGMGEEGELKKYMMDWRSRQQFLLEAAHRCQEAGLYDKSVEIHKRVGAFAMALQTINKCLSDAICGMAHNMLDGESRAIALIQSGNEILETSRYSSEASVQDKDLISEQQIVLRQLEAILHIYKLARAGQTVDALRETIKLPFLHLDPQSPNVAIDVFRDLSPHVQACVPDLLKVALNCMDNVRDTDGTLRAVKSKIANLVASNMSRNWPQDLYQKVAQCI, from the exons ATGGCCGGCGTCGGCACCAGCgggagcggcggtggcggcgacacGGAGATGGGCGGATGGTCGGAGCTCCTCAACACCTCCACCAAGCTCCTCGAGCAGGCCGCCCCCACCCCGCACTTCCCTACCCTCCAG AGGAACCTGGACCAGCTCGAGGCGCTCTCCACAAAGCTCAAGGCCAAGACGATCCGCGCCGAGGCGCCGTCGCAGTCTCTCTCCGCCACAAG GTTGCTGGCGCGCGAGGGAATCAATGCGGAACAGCTCACTAGGGACCTCAAATCGTTTGAACTCAAG aCCACCTTTGAGGATGTTTTCCCGTCAGAAGCTACTTCTGTTGAGGAATACCTGCAGCAG CTTCATGAAATGGCAATCGTCTCATCCATCCAAGGAGCACAAAAGGACAACTTAAAGAGTTTTAACAATTATATGATGCAAGTTCTTGAG GATGACTGGCAGAAGGAGAAGAGGGACTTCTTGCAGAGTCTAAGCCGACTTTCTACATTACCAAAGCGAAACACTAATCTAGCCAGTGGTTTGTCTCGTCCTGCTCTGATGTCGGCTTCCAGTCCTCAAGCTGCATCCGGCCTGCCTGCTATGGAAGTCATGCCCATACCAAACAAGACCATAATTGAAAACAAATCTTCAGTTTATGCTGGGGTTGTGAGAGATCTCAATGATGCCAGAGGACGCAGCCTGCCTTTTAGT CCTGCCACAGCTTTCAGGGCTGCTTATGAGTCCTTGTCTGTTGATGTTATTGGCGCAAAATCGGTGACCATGCAGAAAGTCTGGCATTTAATTCAG GCATTAGTAGGTGAAGGGTCGACTCATCGAAGCAATTCAAGAAAAATGTCACTAGTTATTGGAGCTAGGCAGCACCTTGAGTGGGGTCATGAGAAATATATAATTGAGACCATCAACAGCCATCCAGCATTA GCTGCCCTTGGTGGATCTGTCGGCAATCTTCAAAAGATTCGTGCATTTCTTCGG GTCCGGTTGCGGGATCATGGTGTATTAGACTTTGATGCAATCGATCTGCGCAGACAACCACCAGTGGACACAACTTGGCAGCAg ATTTATTTCTGCTTAAGAACCGGGTATTACGATGAAGCAAGACAAGTTGCTCAATCATCTCGTGTTGCTTACAACTTCGCCCCTCTG CTTGCAGAATGGATTACCACTAATGGTGCTGTATCATCAGAGACTGCTCTGACGGCTTCTGAGGAATGTGAAAAAATGCTCAGAATGGGTGATCGACCAGGGCGTCCGGGTTATGATAGGAAGAAATTGCTCCTTTATGCCATAATTTGTGGTTGTCGACGCCAAATTGATAGATTACTTAAAGACCTGCCAACACTTTTTAATACTATAGAGGATTTCTTGTGGTTCAAATTGTCAGCTCTGCGGGAATCCACCAGTGCATCTTCTTCCAATGTATTGAATGAAAGCTTGGTTCCTTATACACTGGAGGATTTGCAAAATTacttgaacaaatttgagccaTCATATTATACAAAGAGTGGAAAAGACCCACTGGTCTATCCCTATGTCCTTCTCTTAAGTATCCAATTACTTCCAGCAATTCTTTATTTGTCCAAAgaagttggagaagaagggttccATGTTGATGCTGTGCATATTTCAATTACTTTAGCTGATCATGGTATTCTCCCTGAGGGTGTTGGATCAGGCCAGAAGATGGGTGTGATGGATGCTTGCGCAGAAGCTGCCAGTATAGTGAGGCAATATGGTTCTATTTGCTTGCGCAATGGCAACCTTGATTTAGCCCTGGAGTATTATGCacaggctgctgctgcaatggGTGGAGGACAGGTATCATGGATTGGTCATGGTAATGCTGATCAACAGCGCCAACGAAGTTCAATGTTGAAGCAGCTGCTCACAGAGATATTACTAAGGGATGGTGGTATTCAACTTTTGCTTGGTCCAAGTGGAatgggagaagaaggagaactAAAGAAGTACATGATGGATTGGAGAAGTAGGCAGCAATTCTTGCTTGAAGCTGCCCATCGGTGTCAAGAGGCAGGGCTCTATGACAAA TCTGTGGAGATTCACAAAAGAGTCGGAGCCTTTGCCATGGCACTTCAGACAATAAACAAGTGTCTGTCAGATGCAATATGTGGCATGGCACACAATATGTTAGATGGTGAAAGTCGTGCTATTGCTCTAATTCAATCTGGCAATGAAATTTTGGAAACATCCAGATATTCTTCTGAAGCCAG TGTTCAAGATAAGGATCTAATTTCTGAACAGCAAATTGTACTGAGACAACTTGAAGCTATTCTTCACATTTATAAGCTAGCTCGTGCTGGACAAACTGTTGATGCTTTGAGGGAAACCATCAAACTTCCGTTTCTTCATTTGGATCCTCAGTCTCCAAATGTAGCAATCGATGTATTCAGGGATTTATCACCCCATGTTCAAGCTTGCGTGCCAGACCTCCTGAAGGTTGCTCTAAACTGTATGGACAATGTTAGAGATACTGATGGGACCCTGCGTGCTGTCAAATCAAAg ATTGCGAACCTTGTGGCAAGTAACATGAGCAGGAACTGGCCACAAGATTTGTATCAGAAGGTGGCGCAGTGCATATGA